The genomic region GGCCGCGTCAGATGTGGGCTGGGTCGTCGGCCACAGCTACATCTGCTATGCCCCGCTGATCGCCGGCTGCACCACCATTGTCTACGAAGGCAAGCCCGTCGGCACGCCGAACGCTGCCGCCTTTTGGCGGGTGATCGCCGAGCATAAGGTGAAAAGCTTTTTCACCGCCCCCACCGCCCTGCGCGCGATCAAGCGCGACGACCCCGACGGCGCAATGGTCACCGCCATGCCCAGCCTCCAGGCCCTTTACCTTGCGGGCGAACGGGCCGACCCGGATACCATTCACTGGGCGCAGAACCATCTCAAGGTCCCGGTCATCGACCACTGGTGGCAAACCGAAACCGGCTACGCCATCGCCGCCAACCCGCTTGGCATCGAGCCTTTGCCGGTCAAGATCGGCAGCCCCTCTGTCGCCATGCCCGGCTTTGACGTGCAGGTGCTGGACGAGGGCGGCCACCCCGTCTCTCCCGGCACCCTTGGCGCCATCGCCATCAAGCTGCCCCTGCCCCCCGGCACCCTGCCAACGCTGTGGAACGCCGAGGACCGGTTCATCAAAAGCTACCTTGCCCACTTCCCCGGCTATTATGAGACTGGCGACGCGGGCTATGTGGATGGCGACGGCTATCTTTACATCATGGCCCGCACCGATGACGTGATCAACGTCGCGGGCCACCGCCTGTCCACCGGCGCGATGGAGGAGGTCTTGGCCGGCCACAAGGACGTGGCCGAATGTGCGGTGATTGGGGTGGCCGATGACCTCAAAGGCCAATCGCCGCTGGGGTTCCTGTGCCTGAACCGCGGATCGGATCGCCTGCATGAAGATGTGGTCCGCGAATGCGTTGCCCTGATGCGCGAAAAGATCGGCCCTGTCGCCGATTTCAAGCGCGCCGTCGTGGTGGACCGCCTACCCAAAACCCGGTCCGGCAAGATCCTGCGCGGAACGATGGTCAAGATCGCCGACAATCAGCCCTGGAAGATGCCCGCCACCATCGACGACCCCGCCATTCTGGACGAGATCACGACAGCGCTGAAATCACTTGGTCTTGCCAGTGGGTGATCACCCACTGGACAGACGCCTGTGACTACGGCAATCTTTGCATTATGCAAACAGTGCGCTGTTCATTGCAGCTGAAATCGCCAAGGCAGATCAGATGACCGTAGACCCCCGAAAGGCGGCCTTGGACGACCTTTTCCGTGCCGTGTCGGCATTGGCCCCGCATTTGCACAGCGCCGACGACCTGGCCACGCTGTCCCGCCTCAGGACGGAAGTGGCGCGCCTTGCCAGCCCGGGATCTCCATCCTCCCCCGGTCTCCACAATTTTGACCCGACACGGTTCCAGCGTCTGATCGACCTGACCGGCCCCGCCTTGGCCGGCACCTTGCTGCTCCAACTGGCAGATGACCTGGACCGCTGCCGCACCCTGGCCCTGACCGGGGCCGAGGATCTGAACTGGGACGCGCTGCGCGAAAGCAGCCATATCCTGATCTCGCTTGCCGGGTCGGTCGGGGCGCTGTCGCTGCAAGCCATGGCGGAAACGCTGAACACCGCGGCGCATGGCCAGGACGCGACGGGAACCCGCCAATTGACCCCGGGGCTTGTGGCCGAACTTGATGCCCTGATCGCGCTGGTCCGCGCAACGCCGGCACCCGATGCGAGGGTTGAATGAAAGCCGCTTCCGCAGTCCGACCCCCAATCCTTTTGATCGAAGACACCCTGTCGCTGCAACTGGTGTATCGGTCCGTCCTGTCATCGGCTGGCTTCCGCGTCTCTGTCGCTGGTACCGCGGCCGAGGGGCTGACCCAGTTTCAGTCCCTGAATCCCGCGGTTGTGCTGCTTGATCTGGTCCTGCCCGACCGCGACGGTCTGGCCCTGATGCAGGACCTTCTGGCCCTGCAGCCGGAAACCAGCATCATCGCCATCACGGCCAACGGGTCCGTCAACCGCGCGGTTGAGGCGATGCGCGCCGGTGCGCATGATTTTCTCGTCAAGCCTTTCGACGACAACCGGTTTCTCAGCGCCGTGCAGAACGCCTTGGCCGAGCGCGCGCAGCGGCCAAAGGACAACGCCCCCGTGGTGCCCCCGCCCGAACGCCTGACGCTGACGGACACGTCTGGCTTCATCGGGTCCTCCCCGGCGATGGAGCGTATCCACTCCACCATCGCGTCTGTCGCCCGGTCGATGGCCACGGTCTTCATCACCGGCGAAAGCGGCACCGGCAAGGAACTCTGCGCCCTTGCGGTTCACGCCAACTCTGCCCGCGCCAACGGCCCCTTCATCGCGCTGAACTGCGGCGCGATCCCGCAAGACCTGCTGGAGTCCGAGGTCTTTGGCCACATGAAGGGCAGCTTCACCGGGGCGATTTCAGACAAGCCCGGGGCTGCGGCGGCGGCGGATGGCGGCACGCTGTTCCTGGACGAAATCTGCGAAATGGCCCCGGCGCTGCAGACCAAACTGCTGCGCTTCTTGCAAACCTCCACCGTCCAGCCCGTGGGTGCGACACGGCCGAAGAAGGTGAACGTCCGCATTGTCTGCGCCACCAACCGCGACCCTCTGGACGCCGTCCGCCGCGGCCACTTCCGCGAAGACCTGTACTATCGCCTGTTCGTCGTCCCGATCCACATGCCCCCGCTGCGCGACCGCAACGGCGACGTGATCGAGATTGCCGAAGCCGCCCTGCGCCGCTTTGCGGATGAGGAGGGCCGCCTGTTTCTTGGCTTCGACCCGGCCGTTCAGGACTTGCTGTCGCGCTTGCCCTGGCCGGGGAATGTGCGCCAGTTGCTGAACGTCATCCGCAATGTGGTCGTGCTCAACCCCGGTGGCTGGGTCACGCTTGAAATGCTTCCCCCCGGTCTTTCGGAAGAAGGCAGCACCCCGGCCATCGCCGCGCCCAGCCCGGCCCCGGCGGCCGACCCCTTGCCGCTGGATGGCCTTGTCGGAATGACGCTGGCGGAAGCCGAACGCCGACTGATCGAAGCCACGCTTGCCCAGCACGGCGGGTCTGTCCCCAGGGCGGCGCGCGTTCTGGACGTCTCACCCTCGACTTTGTACCGCAAGATGGAAAGCTGGCGCAAAGACGGCGACTGACACGCGCCTGTCAGGTGAACTGCTCACCGATCAGCCGTTCTTCCAGACCATGGCCGGGGTCGAACAGCAGACGGTGTGTCACCGACGGCTCCGACCGCACTTCGACGCTGACCACATCGCGCACCGATGACCGGCTGTCGGCATCCGCCATCACCGGGCGTTTCTCGCTTTCCAGCACCTCGAACCGCACCACGGCCGAGCTTGGCAAAAGCGCCCCCCGCCACCGCCTTGGCCGAAACGCCGACATCGCCGTAAGCGCCAGCACATCCGACCCGATCGGCAAAATCGGCCCATGCGCCGAATAGTTGTAAGCCGTCGACCCCGCAGGCGTCGCCACAAGCGCCCCATCGCAGGCAAGCTCGCTTAGCCGCAGCCGCCCATCGATGAACACCCGCAACTTCGCCGCCTGCGACCCTTGGCGCAGCAAGGACACCTCGTTGATCGCCAGCGCCTCAGTCACCTTGCCCTTGGTGTTCGTCGCCCGCATCGCCAAGGGGTTGATTACCGTCTCTTCCGCCGCCTGCAGCCGCGCGGGCAGGTCACCCTCGGCATAGGCGTTCATCAGGAACCCGATGGTGCCGCAGTTCATGCCATAGACTGGCAAACCCCGCCCCTGCGCCGCATGCAGCGTCTGCAGCATGAAACCGTCGCCGCCCAGCGCGACGATCACTTCGGCATTGCGCGCGTCCGCCTGCCCGTAGGCCGCCGTCAGCGCCTGATGCGCTGCAACTGCCGCAGGGGCCTTGCTGGCCGTGAACCTGATCCGCACGCCTGATTTCCCCCGCCCGTTGCTAGCCCCCGCCAGTCTTGGCTGCGCAGGCGGGTGAACTCAAGCCCCCCATCCGGTTTCGGGCGGGGTCGCCCGTCTTCCCTTGGGTAAGATTATTTCGCCCCAAACACCGAACCTGTCGCTTTCTTGCCTTTTCGACTGGCACCGCGTGCTCTAAATAGCCGTCAAATCCATCGCCGAGAGGTCCATCATGAACGCCCCGCACCGTGATACCGGTTTTTTCACCGAAAGCCTTGCCTCTCGTGACCCTGAACTGTTCGGGTCCATCACCGCCGAACTCGGCCGCCAGCGCCATGAGATCGAGCTGATCGCCTCCGAGAACATTGTCTCCCGCGCCGTGATGGAGGCGCAGGGGTCCGTGATGACCAACAAATACGCCGAGGGCTACCCCGGCAAGCGCTACTATGGCGGCTGCCAGTTCGTAGACGTGGCCGAAAACCTCGCCATCGACCGCGCCTGCCAGCTGTTTGGCTGCAGCTTCGCCAACGTCCAGCCGAATTCCGGGTCACAGGCCAACCAGGGCGTGTTTCAGGCGCTGATCAAGCCCGGCGACACCATCCTTGGCATGTCGCTGGATGCCGGTGGCCACCTGACCCATGGCGCGGCGCCGAACCAGTCCGGCAAGTGGTTCCACGCCGTCCAGTACGGCGTGCGCAAACAGGACCTGACGCTGGACTACGATCAGGTTCAGGCCCTCGCCACCGAACACCAGCCGAAGATGATCATCGCCGGCGGCTCTGCCATCCCCCGCATCATCGACTTCGCCCGGATGCGTCAGATTGCGGATTCGGTCGGCGCCTACCTTCTCGTCGACATGGCGCACTTCGCTGGCCTTGTGGCCGCTGGCCTTTACCCCAGCCCCTTCCCGCATGCCCATGTCGCCACCACCACCACCCACAAAACCCTGCGCGGCCCCCGTGGCGGGATGATCCTGACCAATGACGAAGCCATCGCCAAAAAGGTCAACTCCGCGATCTTCCCGGGCATCCAGGGCGGCCCCCTGATGCACGTCATCGCCGCCAAGGCAGTTGCGTTTGGCGAGGCGCTGCGCCCCGGCTTCAAATCCTATCAGGCCCAGGTCATCAAGAACGCCCAGGCCCTTGCGGATGAGTTGATGAAGGGCGGCCTCGACATCGTCACCGGCGGCACCGACACGCACCTGATGCTGGTCGACCTCCGCCCCAAGGGCGTGAAGGGCAACGCGACCGAAAAAGCCCTCGGCCGCGCGCACATCACCTGCAACAAGAACGGCATCCCCTTCGACACCGAAAAGCCGACGATCACCTCCGGCGTCCGCCTTGGCACCCCCGCCGGAACGACACGCGGCTTCGGCGAGGCCGAGTTCCGCCAGATCGGCCGCTGGATCATCGAGGTCACCGAAGGCCTCGCCGCCAACGGTGAAGACGGCAACGGCGACGTCGAAGCCAAAGTGAAGGCCGAGGTCGAAGCTCTGTGCCTGCGGTTCCCGATCTATCCGGAGCTTTGATCAGCGTAGGGTGCGCCACAACGCACCCTCCTCTGCCATAGCCCAGCGCCACAACGGGCCCCGCCCCCGTCGGGCAGGCGCGAAACGGGCTGAGTTTGGCGCTTTGTGCCTATCCCTCCCACCGTATTCGGGTGATCAACGCTGCCAGAGCGGGTGCGACGCGCCCTATCCCGTGCCTTCCCCCGCTAAAGGCTTGAGCAGGAGATAGCGGAACTCATCCGTCTGCGTGTACTCGGCAAATTGCAGCCTCACGCGTTCCATGTCTTTCGCCCAGTCAAGAAGGTGGCTGTAGCACTGATCAATCCGGTCATAGTTGGCAGTCAGTGCTGATTGCGCACGTCGGCAGCCTTCAACGCTCCATAGATCGTGCATGTCGATAAAGTGGTGGACCAGATCGTTCCGCAATTTCACCAACTCCCCCAACCCGACTTCGGTTCTGGCAAAGTCTTCCTCTGACATGCTGATGCCCATTCGAAATCTGACGGTGGCGTCATCGCCGGGCCCGTCATCTTGCAACTCGTCATCGCCTTTGCGATTGCCTGCGTCGAGAAGGGAATCGGTAAACTCGCCAATCAGCGCGCCAAGGGTTTTGCGCGACGTTCGATCTGCGCGGGCCGCTCGAATTGCTTCAAGGTTCTGCAGCCGGCCCGCGAACTGATGGTCCGCAATCATCGCCTTGATCAAGCGTTCATACTGCTGCAGGCGCAACATGCACCGACCCAACAACCTTTGCACATCGCGCTGGAGCTCTTTTTCTTCTTCGTCGGCAACCTGCGTCATGAAAGCCCTGCGCTTGATCTGATTGGCCCAGACACACTCTGCACCAGGAAGCCAAGCCTCACCACTCTTGGTCAACGCGCACACGTTGATTGGCCCCGCGTGGTGAACAAGCCCCGACCACCGCCGCATCCACGACCGTCACTGGTGGCTGCCCCTGCCCGTTGCGGCGTTCCTTGCCGCCCTTGCGCTGTGGATCGCGGAAAACGTCGGCACTGCCACGGGCACCTGGGTCTACTCCGGCCAACTGCCGGGCCAGATCGTCAGCCTTGGCAAGCTTGGGTCATGGTACCTGCTGCTGTATGTGGCCTTCGTCACAGTCACGCTGGTCACCCGCCGCGCTCTGTCGCGCAGCGCGGTTGACCTCAGAGATAGCCCCGCCACGCCAGCAACGCGATGATCCCCAGGATCAGCGCCAGAATCCCGAACCCGACCGACCCGATCATTCCTGCAACCGTATCGCGCCGCCGCCCTGCCGGATCGATCGCGGTCAGATGCCGCACGCAGGCGTCATAGGCATCCGCCACTTCGCCCATGTCGATCTGGCCCAAGAGCTTCGGGTTCTTCGACTTTTCCGCCGCCACCGCCAGAAGCTGCGCCGCCTCGCGCACCTTCTTCGGCAAGAGCCGCCCACTCCGGCGCAGCTTGGTCCCAAGGTCGCGCCCGCCGAGGTTCAGCCGCTCTTCCAAAAGCCCTGCCACCCGATCCGCCATTTGCTGGATCGCAACCGCGCTCATCCCAAAACCCTCCAAAATCCGTTCGCGACCCTACGGGGTATTGCCGGGGCGTTCAACTGCTCTGGCCTGACGCCTGCGTGAAGGCTAATAAGGGCCATGCTTGCCCAGATCCTTCACCCCGCCCCTGACGCGGCGACGGCCCCGCCTCTTGTCATCGCCCATGGCCTTTATGGTTCGGGCCGGAACTGGGGGGTCATTGCCCGCCGTCTGGCCGACCGGCGCAATGTCGTGGCCGTCGACATGCGCAACCACGGGGACAGCCCGCGCAGCCCGTCGCACAGCTACCCGGACATGGCCGCCGATCTGGCCGAGGTGATCACGACACTGGGCGGCCCAGTCGACCTTCTGGGCCATTCGATGGGTGGCAAGGCTGCGATGCAACTGGCCCTGACCCAGCCGCAACTGCTCCGCCGCCTGATCGTGGCCGACATCGCGCCCGTGGCCTATACCCACGACCAGAGCCGCCACGTTCAGGCCATGTCCGCCCTCGACCTTTCGCAAATCAGCACACGGGCTGACGCAGATGCCGCCCTGTCAGCCACGGTCGAAGACCCAGCCCTGCGCGCGTTCTTCCTGCAGTCGCTGGATTTCCGCACTAAGCCCCCGCACTGGAAGTTGAACCTTTCGGTCCTCGGGCAAGAAATGCCAAAGATCGTCGGCTGGCCCGGCACCGAAGGCCGCTTTGACAACCCCACCCTGTTCCTGACCGGCGCCAACAGCAGCTATGTCCGGCCCGAACATCGCGATCAGATCCGCGCCCTGTTCCCGAAGGCCCGCTTTGCAAAGATTCCCGACGCAGGCCACTGGCTGCACGCCGAAAAACCGCGCGAGTTCGAGGAAACGGTGCGCGTGTTCCTTGAGGCTTAGCCAATTTCCCGTGCGACGTACCAGCTGACCGGCAAAGCCAGCACCGCCCCGGCCGCCGCAGCACCAATGATCGGCCACAGGGTGCCATAGCCCATCGTCAGGACGGCAATGACGGCAGACCCGGCAAGGGCGGTGCCGATCATGGAAAACAGGATCATCGTCAAGCGCATCGAAGCCACCTCCAAGCTCGGAACTTAATATTCCAATTCTTGCAGGTTTCGGCGCTGTCCGCTTTGATCCCGGTCAATTGTCAGGGCACCTTGGGGGTCGTTGTCCCCGAGTTGCCGTCAGGCCGCTTCCAGGATGCTGGCCAGATCCTTGGGGCTCAGGCTCATCGGGTTCCCCTTCATCGAAGACGCCCCCTGCGCTGCGGCAACGATCTCTTCGTGCAGCGCCGGGGTCACGCCCAACCCGGCCAGGCCGGGCAAACCTGCGCCCTGCGCCCAGCTCTGCAAGGCGCGCGGTGCATCCGCCGCTGTGCAGCCCAGCACCTCGGCCAGGATCCCGCAAACCACGTCCAGCTTCCGGCGTGGCTCACCGCTGGCTGCCGCCCGGTTCGCTGTCAGCACCGGGCCCAGCAGCGCGCCGCAGATCGCACCATGCGCGGCCCCGGTCATGCCGCCGATCACCCCGGCAA from Tabrizicola piscis harbors:
- a CDS encoding sigma-54-dependent transcriptional regulator; translated protein: MKAASAVRPPILLIEDTLSLQLVYRSVLSSAGFRVSVAGTAAEGLTQFQSLNPAVVLLDLVLPDRDGLALMQDLLALQPETSIIAITANGSVNRAVEAMRAGAHDFLVKPFDDNRFLSAVQNALAERAQRPKDNAPVVPPPERLTLTDTSGFIGSSPAMERIHSTIASVARSMATVFITGESGTGKELCALAVHANSARANGPFIALNCGAIPQDLLESEVFGHMKGSFTGAISDKPGAAAAADGGTLFLDEICEMAPALQTKLLRFLQTSTVQPVGATRPKKVNVRIVCATNRDPLDAVRRGHFREDLYYRLFVVPIHMPPLRDRNGDVIEIAEAALRRFADEEGRLFLGFDPAVQDLLSRLPWPGNVRQLLNVIRNVVVLNPGGWVTLEMLPPGLSEEGSTPAIAAPSPAPAADPLPLDGLVGMTLAEAERRLIEATLAQHGGSVPRAARVLDVSPSTLYRKMESWRKDGD
- a CDS encoding DUF817 family protein, which gives rise to MPVAAFLAALALWIAENVGTATGTWVYSGQLPGQIVSLGKLGSWYLLLYVAFVTVTLVTRRALSRSAVDLRDSPATPATR
- a CDS encoding NAD kinase, encoding MRIRFTASKAPAAVAAHQALTAAYGQADARNAEVIVALGGDGFMLQTLHAAQGRGLPVYGMNCGTIGFLMNAYAEGDLPARLQAAEETVINPLAMRATNTKGKVTEALAINEVSLLRQGSQAAKLRVFIDGRLRLSELACDGALVATPAGSTAYNYSAHGPILPIGSDVLALTAMSAFRPRRWRGALLPSSAVVRFEVLESEKRPVMADADSRSSVRDVVSVEVRSEPSVTHRLLFDPGHGLEERLIGEQFT
- a CDS encoding propionyl-CoA synthetase encodes the protein MTYAQVYGQWQQDPEGFWLGAAGGIDWVTKPTRALNDSRAPLYEWFTDATVNTCWNAVDRHVAAGRGSQAAIIHDSPVTGTKHVITYDELQNRVSRLAGALKAKGITKGDRVIIYMPMVPEALEAMLACARLGAIHSVVFGGFAANELAVRIDDCTPKAIIAASCGIEPNRVVHYKPLLDAAIDMADHKPDFCVIFQREQEVAKLIPGRDVAWHEFQYGVEPADCVPVEGNHPAYILYTSGTTGAPKGVVRPTAGHLVALNWTMRAIYNCGAGDVFWAASDVGWVVGHSYICYAPLIAGCTTIVYEGKPVGTPNAAAFWRVIAEHKVKSFFTAPTALRAIKRDDPDGAMVTAMPSLQALYLAGERADPDTIHWAQNHLKVPVIDHWWQTETGYAIAANPLGIEPLPVKIGSPSVAMPGFDVQVLDEGGHPVSPGTLGAIAIKLPLPPGTLPTLWNAEDRFIKSYLAHFPGYYETGDAGYVDGDGYLYIMARTDDVINVAGHRLSTGAMEEVLAGHKDVAECAVIGVADDLKGQSPLGFLCLNRGSDRLHEDVVRECVALMREKIGPVADFKRAVVVDRLPKTRSGKILRGTMVKIADNQPWKMPATIDDPAILDEITTALKSLGLASG
- a CDS encoding CTP synthetase, coding for MRLTMILFSMIGTALAGSAVIAVLTMGYGTLWPIIGAAAAGAVLALPVSWYVAREIG
- the glyA gene encoding serine hydroxymethyltransferase, which encodes MNAPHRDTGFFTESLASRDPELFGSITAELGRQRHEIELIASENIVSRAVMEAQGSVMTNKYAEGYPGKRYYGGCQFVDVAENLAIDRACQLFGCSFANVQPNSGSQANQGVFQALIKPGDTILGMSLDAGGHLTHGAAPNQSGKWFHAVQYGVRKQDLTLDYDQVQALATEHQPKMIIAGGSAIPRIIDFARMRQIADSVGAYLLVDMAHFAGLVAAGLYPSPFPHAHVATTTTHKTLRGPRGGMILTNDEAIAKKVNSAIFPGIQGGPLMHVIAAKAVAFGEALRPGFKSYQAQVIKNAQALADELMKGGLDIVTGGTDTHLMLVDLRPKGVKGNATEKALGRAHITCNKNGIPFDTEKPTITSGVRLGTPAGTTRGFGEAEFRQIGRWIIEVTEGLAANGEDGNGDVEAKVKAEVEALCLRFPIYPEL
- a CDS encoding Hpt domain-containing protein; amino-acid sequence: MTVDPRKAALDDLFRAVSALAPHLHSADDLATLSRLRTEVARLASPGSPSSPGLHNFDPTRFQRLIDLTGPALAGTLLLQLADDLDRCRTLALTGAEDLNWDALRESSHILISLAGSVGALSLQAMAETLNTAAHGQDATGTRQLTPGLVAELDALIALVRATPAPDARVE
- a CDS encoding alpha/beta fold hydrolase is translated as MLAQILHPAPDAATAPPLVIAHGLYGSGRNWGVIARRLADRRNVVAVDMRNHGDSPRSPSHSYPDMAADLAEVITTLGGPVDLLGHSMGGKAAMQLALTQPQLLRRLIVADIAPVAYTHDQSRHVQAMSALDLSQISTRADADAALSATVEDPALRAFFLQSLDFRTKPPHWKLNLSVLGQEMPKIVGWPGTEGRFDNPTLFLTGANSSYVRPEHRDQIRALFPKARFAKIPDAGHWLHAEKPREFEETVRVFLEA